The Paeniglutamicibacter sulfureus genome includes a region encoding these proteins:
- a CDS encoding class I SAM-dependent methyltransferase — protein MTNLYEKHVLPRLAAFSCGTKSLDPMRTRACSGLAGRVLELGFGSGSNVGHYPKETTEVVAIEPSDTAWRLSAGARAASAIRILRGSVDGQQLGEPDGYFDAALSTFTLCTIPDAAAALAEVHRVLKPGGALHFLEHGLAPDEKVQRFQRRVEPLQKALAGGCHLTRSVAEMLHDAGFQTTELDTFYLPGAPRFEGAISLGVATRS, from the coding sequence ATGACCAATCTCTATGAGAAACACGTGTTGCCTCGTCTCGCCGCGTTCTCCTGCGGCACCAAGTCCCTGGACCCGATGCGAACGCGGGCGTGCTCCGGGCTTGCCGGTAGGGTGCTGGAACTGGGTTTCGGCTCGGGAAGCAACGTGGGGCACTACCCGAAGGAAACGACGGAGGTGGTGGCCATTGAGCCCTCCGACACCGCCTGGCGGCTATCGGCCGGCGCACGGGCGGCATCGGCCATCCGGATCCTGCGCGGATCGGTTGACGGCCAGCAGCTGGGGGAGCCCGACGGGTACTTCGATGCCGCACTGAGCACCTTCACGCTGTGCACCATTCCGGATGCCGCCGCTGCCCTGGCTGAGGTCCACCGCGTGCTCAAGCCCGGCGGGGCGCTGCATTTCCTGGAACATGGGCTGGCCCCCGATGAAAAGGTCCAACGCTTCCAGCGCCGGGTCGAACCCCTTCAGAAGGCGCTGGCCGGAGGTTGCCATCTCACCCGTTCCGTCGCTGAGATGCTTCACGATGCAGGGTTTCAGACCACCGAGTTGGACACTTTCTACCTGCCCGGAGCGCCGCGCTTCGAGGGTGCGATCAGCCTGGGCGTGGCGACCCGTTCCTGA
- a CDS encoding HpcH/HpaI aldolase/citrate lyase family protein has protein sequence MAFRNRRAANLPAKLSRSWLLVNASKPEDFGPALASEADSVIFDMEAAVPDDKKDAAREAVVEALSTGMTAWVRVNGIDTDFWAKDLADLSKAPGLRGVMLAMTEKPEQVTYTAMRLQAGTPVLALVESALGIESATAIASAPGTFRLAFGVNDFRKDTGVSGDPLALAYARGKLVVASRVGKLPGAIDGPPAPGADAAEVLADSAITASMGMTGKLALSRTQVDEINRGLSPSTDELSWAHDMLDAHAAGATVGDGSYLPRLARAQKIADLADSYGLWNA, from the coding sequence ATGGCATTCCGTAACCGTCGCGCAGCTAACCTTCCGGCAAAACTTTCCCGCTCTTGGCTGCTAGTCAACGCCTCGAAGCCCGAGGACTTCGGCCCGGCGCTCGCGTCCGAGGCCGATTCGGTCATCTTCGACATGGAAGCCGCAGTTCCGGACGACAAGAAGGATGCCGCACGCGAAGCCGTGGTCGAGGCACTGTCCACCGGAATGACGGCCTGGGTGCGCGTCAACGGAATCGACACCGACTTCTGGGCCAAGGACCTGGCCGACCTGTCCAAGGCCCCTGGCCTGCGCGGGGTCATGCTGGCCATGACCGAAAAGCCCGAGCAGGTCACCTACACGGCCATGCGCCTGCAGGCAGGCACCCCGGTGCTAGCCCTGGTTGAATCCGCGCTCGGCATCGAGAGCGCCACCGCGATCGCCTCGGCCCCCGGTACTTTCCGCCTGGCCTTCGGCGTGAACGATTTCCGCAAGGACACCGGCGTTTCCGGAGACCCGTTGGCTCTGGCCTACGCCCGCGGCAAGCTCGTGGTGGCATCGCGCGTGGGCAAGCTCCCCGGTGCCATCGACGGGCCTCCTGCACCGGGTGCGGATGCCGCCGAAGTCTTGGCCGACTCCGCGATCACCGCATCGATGGGCATGACCGGCAAGCTGGCGCTCTCGCGCACCCAGGTCGATGAGATCAACCGGGGTCTTTCGCCCAGCACCGACGAGCTGTCCTGGGCACACGACATGCTTGACGCCCACGCGGCCGGCGCCACGGTGGGCGATGGTTCTTACCTGCCGCGTCTGGCACGTGCACAGAAGATCGCCGACCTGGCCGACTCCTACGGATTGTGGAACGCCTAA
- the cycA gene encoding D-serine/D-alanine/glycine transporter, protein MTEKTLDKAPGEESTDGNPPLERALSNRHIQLMAIGGAIGTGLFMGSGKTISVAGPSVIFVYMVIGFMLFFVMRAMGELLLSNLKYKNFGDFAGDLLGPWASFFTGWTYWFCWIVTGIADVVAIAHYVAFWWPDLALWIPAILCILVLLALNLPTVRAFGETEFWFALIKIIAIMALIVVGLVMIIMSFETDGARASFTNLWEHGGMFPTGFMGFVAGFQIAVFAFVGIELVGTAAAETKDPERNLPRAVNSIPIRVLLFYVGALFILMAVRPWTSYSADESPFVGMFALAGLVGAAGVINFVVLTSATSSANSGIYSTSRMVYGLAREGDAPKVFGKLSSRKVPKNALIFSCMFLLAGVALLYAEGSVAEAFTLVTTISALCFMFVWSIILISYIVYRRRRPELNEASKFKMPGGLFMPYVVLAFFGFIIWALTTQPDTLMALVFTPIWFVALGLGYLMVRRNPEHAAIRAEHDAKVAAEHAARRARLRA, encoded by the coding sequence ATGACTGAAAAAACGCTCGACAAAGCACCGGGCGAAGAGTCCACCGACGGCAATCCGCCACTGGAACGGGCCCTCTCAAACCGCCACATCCAACTCATGGCCATTGGCGGTGCCATCGGCACGGGGCTGTTCATGGGTTCGGGCAAGACCATCTCGGTGGCCGGCCCCTCCGTCATCTTCGTTTACATGGTCATCGGCTTCATGCTTTTCTTCGTCATGCGCGCCATGGGCGAATTGCTGCTGAGCAACCTGAAGTACAAGAACTTCGGGGACTTTGCCGGCGACCTCCTGGGTCCATGGGCTTCTTTCTTCACCGGCTGGACCTACTGGTTCTGCTGGATTGTCACCGGCATCGCCGACGTGGTGGCCATTGCCCACTATGTCGCATTCTGGTGGCCCGACCTCGCCCTGTGGATTCCGGCCATCCTCTGCATCCTGGTCTTGCTCGCATTGAACCTTCCCACGGTCCGAGCCTTTGGCGAGACCGAGTTCTGGTTCGCGCTGATCAAGATCATCGCCATCATGGCCCTGATCGTCGTCGGCCTCGTCATGATCATCATGAGCTTCGAAACCGATGGTGCCCGAGCATCGTTCACCAACCTGTGGGAACACGGCGGGATGTTCCCGACCGGCTTCATGGGCTTTGTTGCAGGCTTCCAGATCGCCGTGTTCGCCTTCGTCGGCATCGAATTGGTCGGCACCGCTGCCGCCGAGACCAAGGACCCGGAACGGAACCTGCCCCGCGCAGTGAACTCCATCCCGATCCGCGTGCTGCTCTTCTACGTCGGTGCTTTGTTCATTCTCATGGCTGTCCGTCCGTGGACCAGCTACTCCGCCGATGAGTCACCCTTCGTGGGAATGTTCGCCTTGGCTGGCTTGGTCGGTGCCGCAGGCGTAATCAACTTCGTCGTGCTCACCTCGGCGACTTCCAGCGCGAACTCGGGCATATATTCCACGTCACGCATGGTTTACGGGCTGGCTCGCGAGGGCGATGCACCCAAGGTCTTCGGAAAGCTCTCGAGCCGCAAGGTTCCGAAGAACGCATTGATCTTCTCCTGCATGTTCCTGCTCGCCGGCGTGGCCCTGCTCTATGCGGAGGGTTCGGTGGCCGAGGCCTTCACCTTGGTCACCACGATCTCGGCGCTGTGCTTCATGTTCGTATGGTCGATCATCTTGATCAGCTACATCGTCTACCGCCGTCGCCGCCCGGAGCTGAATGAGGCCAGCAAGTTCAAGATGCCCGGCGGATTGTTCATGCCCTATGTGGTGCTTGCTTTCTTCGGCTTCATCATCTGGGCCCTGACCACCCAGCCCGACACGCTGATGGCTCTGGTCTTCACCCCTATCTGGTTCGTAGCACTGGGCCTCGGATACCTGATGGTTCGCCGCAACCCGGAGCACGCGGCAATCCGCGCCGAGCACGATGCCAAGGTCGCGGCCGAACACGCAGCACGCAGGGCCCGCCTGCGCGCCTAG
- a CDS encoding DUF4262 domain-containing protein produces MCLECDGWTADEVRQSIDNLIDQYGWAVQYVEDPNLRRCFGYTVGLAKLGESEFLVRGLDMAETNRLLNGFATSVTRRHEHFDNGHTADGPDGRKLYFSTMHGATKFALGAYSRYGHGTRVLEIHFMDREVPPSTPALMFKSVSAPVGHGPVTGRKR; encoded by the coding sequence ATGTGCCTCGAATGCGATGGGTGGACGGCCGACGAGGTGCGGCAAAGCATCGACAACCTGATCGATCAATACGGGTGGGCCGTTCAATATGTGGAAGACCCCAATCTGCGCCGGTGTTTCGGCTACACCGTCGGACTCGCGAAACTGGGTGAGTCGGAATTCCTGGTCCGCGGCCTCGACATGGCCGAAACCAACCGGTTACTCAACGGCTTTGCAACCTCGGTGACCCGGCGCCATGAACACTTCGACAACGGCCACACGGCCGATGGGCCCGACGGACGGAAGCTGTATTTCTCCACCATGCACGGGGCCACCAAGTTCGCCCTGGGTGCCTACTCTCGTTACGGGCACGGAACACGGGTGCTGGAAATCCATTTCATGGATCGCGAGGTGCCGCCGTCGACTCCCGCACTGATGTTCAAGTCGGTGTCGGCCCCGGTCGGCCACGGACCTGTCACGGGCCGAAAGCGTTAA
- a CDS encoding Gmad2 immunoglobulin-like domain-containing protein produces the protein MSQNPAPSGRGRKIVVALLVVALAAALAWVAILLMQPADGPGEDGPGTTASLGTSAPASPSATPSPTSSASDVPSAAPSLPAAEAAMVVWPDPGSTLRYAAPEEAAAGFAEELAGFTDPVYGDFMQGDSRSGELEVRAISDGAVTTVLLRQLTDGNWYAIGAMSSEIVLDSPRAGDPITSPVALSGTSRAFEGTVEVVVRSHGGAEALGTGIVTGGAGPDLGPFSGSIQWDNPGSGGGVLLLFETSAKDGSIWTAAAVPVGFAAQQ, from the coding sequence ATGAGTCAGAACCCAGCACCGTCCGGCCGTGGCCGCAAGATCGTTGTCGCGCTTCTCGTGGTGGCACTGGCGGCCGCCCTGGCCTGGGTGGCGATCCTGCTGATGCAGCCCGCGGACGGCCCTGGCGAAGACGGTCCGGGAACGACGGCCTCGCTGGGGACCAGTGCGCCGGCAAGCCCCTCCGCCACCCCCTCGCCAACGTCGAGTGCCTCGGATGTACCCAGTGCCGCGCCGTCATTGCCCGCAGCTGAGGCTGCGATGGTCGTCTGGCCGGATCCGGGAAGCACGCTGCGCTACGCGGCGCCGGAAGAAGCCGCCGCCGGATTCGCCGAGGAATTGGCGGGCTTCACCGACCCGGTCTACGGGGACTTCATGCAGGGCGATTCGCGCTCGGGTGAATTGGAGGTCCGTGCCATATCGGACGGCGCCGTGACCACCGTCCTGTTGCGCCAGCTCACCGACGGCAATTGGTACGCCATCGGGGCGATGAGCAGCGAGATCGTTCTTGATTCACCCAGGGCCGGCGACCCGATCACCTCTCCCGTGGCCCTGTCCGGGACCTCGCGCGCATTCGAGGGGACAGTGGAGGTCGTGGTCCGATCCCACGGTGGCGCCGAGGCACTCGGGACCGGGATCGTGACGGGCGGAGCCGGGCCCGACTTGGGGCCGTTCAGCGGGAGCATCCAGTGGGACAATCCAGGCTCCGGCGGCGGCGTGCTGCTGCTGTTCGAGACCAGCGCCAAGGACGGCAGCATCTGGACGGCCGCCGCGGTCCCGGTCGGGTTCGCGGCGCAGCAATAA
- a CDS encoding NAD(P)-dependent malic enzyme — translation MSIDTSLNAAASITEADIFDAHIGGKLTVQSKMPLATKRDLSIAYTPGVAQVSRAIAADPAMHATHTWASRLVVVVSDGTAVLGLGDIGAAASLPVMEGKSALFKEFGGLDSIPLVLNTTNVDEIIETLVRLRPSFGAVNLEDISAPRCFELEERLIEALDCPVMHDDQHGTAVVVLASLLNAAKVAGKELGQMRAVISGAGAAGIAIAEILINVGLGDVVLVDSRGIIHRDRDDLNAIKAKYAAITNKDGLIGGIREALDGADLVVGVSSSKFVEEDLAGMNDDAIIFALSNPDPEVMPDVAAKYAAVVATGRSDFPNQINNVLAFPGIFRGALDAGARRITSDMKIAAAHAIAELAQDKLSADYIVPSPLDPRVMPAVAAAVAEASKGQ, via the coding sequence ATGTCCATTGACACCTCTCTTAACGCCGCCGCCTCCATCACCGAGGCCGATATCTTCGACGCCCACATCGGCGGCAAGCTCACGGTCCAGTCCAAGATGCCGCTGGCCACCAAGCGGGACCTCTCCATCGCCTACACCCCCGGTGTGGCCCAGGTTTCCCGCGCCATTGCCGCGGACCCTGCCATGCACGCGACCCACACCTGGGCTTCGCGCCTGGTCGTGGTGGTCTCCGACGGAACCGCCGTGCTGGGATTGGGCGACATCGGAGCCGCTGCCTCGCTGCCGGTCATGGAGGGCAAGAGCGCGCTCTTCAAGGAATTCGGTGGCCTCGACTCCATCCCGTTGGTGTTGAACACCACAAACGTCGACGAAATCATCGAAACCCTGGTTCGCCTGCGCCCCAGCTTCGGCGCCGTGAACCTCGAGGACATCTCCGCCCCGCGCTGCTTCGAACTCGAAGAGCGCCTCATCGAGGCCCTTGACTGCCCGGTCATGCACGATGACCAGCACGGCACCGCCGTGGTCGTCCTGGCGTCCCTGCTCAACGCGGCAAAGGTTGCAGGCAAGGAACTGGGCCAGATGCGCGCCGTCATCTCCGGTGCAGGCGCCGCGGGCATCGCCATCGCCGAGATCCTCATCAACGTCGGCCTGGGCGATGTGGTGCTCGTCGATTCCAGGGGCATCATCCACCGCGACCGCGACGACCTGAACGCCATCAAGGCCAAGTACGCGGCCATCACCAACAAGGACGGCCTGATCGGCGGCATCCGCGAGGCGCTCGACGGAGCGGACCTGGTCGTTGGCGTTTCCTCCTCCAAGTTCGTGGAAGAGGACCTGGCCGGCATGAACGACGATGCGATCATCTTCGCACTGTCCAACCCGGATCCGGAAGTCATGCCCGACGTTGCCGCCAAGTACGCAGCCGTGGTCGCCACCGGACGGTCGGATTTCCCGAACCAGATCAACAACGTGCTGGCCTTCCCCGGCATCTTCCGCGGTGCACTGGATGCCGGCGCCCGCCGCATCACCTCCGACATGAAGATCGCCGCGGCCCACGCCATCGCCGAACTGGCGCAGGACAAGCTCTCCGCCGACTACATCGTGCCCTCGCCGCTTGACCCCCGCGTCATGCCGGCAGTTGCCGCCGCCGTAGCCGAGGCCTCGAAGGGCCAGTAG
- a CDS encoding helix-turn-helix domain-containing protein — protein MSSPTPSLSKVRAFPALEKKAAARLAAALEESADTTIFVNGTTLQLPDVAHAALIEVLQRMALGDEVSVSTVESLLNTSQAAKMAGVSASYLRKLTDSGIIPVEYRGTHRRIRPAAVQAWLDNRAEAPTDTPE, from the coding sequence ATGTCGTCTCCAACACCGTCATTGAGCAAGGTCAGGGCCTTCCCCGCCCTGGAAAAGAAGGCCGCGGCAAGGCTCGCGGCGGCCCTGGAAGAATCAGCGGACACCACCATTTTTGTCAATGGCACCACGTTGCAATTGCCGGATGTCGCCCATGCGGCACTCATTGAGGTGCTCCAACGCATGGCGCTCGGCGACGAAGTGAGTGTGAGTACCGTCGAATCGTTATTGAACACCTCGCAAGCGGCGAAAATGGCGGGCGTTTCGGCTAGTTACCTGCGCAAACTTACCGATTCGGGAATCATTCCCGTCGAGTACCGCGGCACGCACCGCAGGATCCGTCCCGCCGCGGTGCAGGCCTGGCTCGACAACCGCGCCGAAGCGCCGACCGACACCCCGGAATAG
- a CDS encoding PLP-dependent aminotransferase family protein — translation MGSETEIAMTRAAAHESLFSERASHIKQSAVRDVFELSLDPTLVSLAGGNPYLQSLPLEKLGAMASELIATQGMTALQYGSGQGTEELRLQICEVMAEEGITGVDPNNIVVTTGSQAAQDVACKVFCNPGDTVLCEDPTYVGALNTFEAYQVRAEPVATDEHGLIPSALRQRIDELRSEGARIKFLYTIPNFNNPSGITLAAERRAEIAEICIAENILILEDNPYGMLRYSGEPIKPLRAYHPDHVIYMGSFSKILAPGLRIGWAVVPPHLFRRFYLAAEAVTLCPATFNQMLISKYLSEHDWRGQIQTYRELYAGRCEAMLQALDEYMPDGVGYTRPEGGFFIWVTLPEGIDTYPLLSKGIEAGVVFIPGAAFSPHDAPSHRLRLAFSAVPEDKIREGIKRLAPVLAEAIAENGVR, via the coding sequence ATGGGCAGTGAAACCGAAATCGCGATGACCCGTGCGGCCGCGCACGAATCACTCTTCTCGGAGCGCGCATCGCACATCAAGCAATCCGCGGTCCGCGACGTCTTCGAACTCTCCCTGGACCCCACCTTGGTCTCGCTGGCGGGCGGCAACCCCTACCTGCAGTCGCTGCCCCTGGAAAAGCTCGGTGCGATGGCCTCCGAGCTGATCGCGACCCAGGGCATGACAGCGTTGCAGTACGGCAGCGGCCAGGGCACCGAGGAACTGCGCCTGCAGATCTGCGAGGTCATGGCCGAGGAAGGGATCACCGGGGTCGACCCAAATAACATTGTGGTCACCACCGGGTCACAGGCCGCACAGGATGTCGCCTGCAAGGTCTTCTGCAATCCCGGGGACACGGTGCTGTGCGAGGATCCCACATATGTCGGCGCCCTGAACACCTTCGAGGCCTACCAGGTGCGCGCCGAACCCGTTGCCACCGACGAACACGGACTGATTCCCTCGGCCCTGCGCCAGCGCATCGACGAGCTGCGCAGCGAGGGGGCACGGATCAAGTTCCTCTACACGATCCCCAACTTCAACAATCCCTCCGGCATCACCCTGGCTGCCGAGCGCCGGGCCGAGATCGCCGAGATCTGCATCGCCGAGAACATCCTCATCCTGGAGGACAACCCGTACGGCATGTTGCGCTATTCCGGGGAACCGATCAAGCCGCTGCGCGCCTACCACCCGGACCACGTGATCTACATGGGCTCGTTTTCCAAGATCCTGGCACCCGGCCTGCGGATCGGCTGGGCGGTGGTTCCCCCGCACCTCTTCCGTCGCTTCTACCTGGCCGCCGAGGCCGTCACGCTCTGCCCGGCAACGTTCAACCAGATGCTGATCAGCAAGTACCTCTCGGAGCATGACTGGCGCGGGCAGATCCAGACCTACCGGGAACTCTACGCAGGGCGCTGTGAGGCGATGCTTCAGGCCCTGGACGAGTACATGCCCGACGGTGTTGGGTACACCCGGCCCGAGGGCGGGTTCTTCATCTGGGTCACGTTGCCGGAAGGAATCGACACCTACCCACTTCTGTCCAAGGGGATCGAGGCAGGGGTGGTCTTCATTCCCGGTGCTGCCTTCAGCCCCCACGACGCCCCCAGCCACCGGTTGCGTCTGGCCTTCAGCGCGGTGCCCGAGGACAAGATCCGCGAGGGAATCAAGCGCCTGGCCCCGGTGCTGGCCGAGGCCATCGCCGAAAACGGCGTCCGCTAG
- a CDS encoding DUF503 domain-containing protein — translation MWFGWIEFDLLLGDVHSLKQKRAVVRPILSEIRRRFEVSVAETGGHDLHRRAGVAAGLVAADAVHVIEVLDGIERLVAARPEVQLLSARRRLDSSEDE, via the coding sequence ATGTGGTTTGGATGGATCGAGTTCGATCTCTTACTGGGAGATGTGCATTCGCTCAAGCAGAAGCGTGCCGTCGTGCGCCCGATACTCAGCGAGATCAGGCGCCGCTTCGAGGTCTCCGTCGCGGAGACCGGCGGACATGACCTTCACCGGCGCGCAGGGGTGGCCGCGGGACTCGTCGCGGCGGACGCCGTGCACGTGATTGAGGTGCTCGACGGCATCGAGCGCCTGGTCGCGGCCCGCCCTGAAGTTCAACTGCTCAGCGCGCGCCGTCGCCTGGATTCCTCCGAGGACGAGTAG
- a CDS encoding L-lactate permease: MLALAAASPIVVAMGLFLARTKATTMAIYSLLTGVLAAVFFFPTPPAELMRAGAMFGPTILEVLLILFGGVLLSRITSETGAMDRISGWLRQSASNQQAGTVLVVFGLVPFAESVTGFGIGVTVGVPLLIQLGHSVKHSAILSLLGLVAVPWGALGPGTLVAAELAGLTLFDVGVRSALLTLPVVLGAGITAWLVLRGESTRPGRLLAHLMGAAVLLNAGILFANLLMGTPPAGIVGSLLVLAAHLMAFRIGGSLVPAGRAVRVALLPYAVLTLGLLAARALSSPMEASLLKRAITSGGVWLVVACLVAQYGSASLGGGTSGLRARAALAYRSWIPVGIATGGFTILGALLAATGMGRELGAALAGIGAGYLVLGPVVNGLAGFISGSNTAANSMLAATQAQAAASMGSSVLQIVAVSNVTASMATMLAPSRILLAYEMAVVPAAAATGPAPEPAPPSEGEVTAWIAPRLGILLAVVCTLLGVVTWVIH, encoded by the coding sequence ATGCTGGCACTGGCTGCCGCCTCCCCGATCGTGGTGGCCATGGGCTTGTTCCTGGCCCGGACGAAGGCCACCACCATGGCCATCTACTCATTGCTCACCGGCGTGCTTGCGGCAGTCTTCTTCTTCCCCACGCCGCCCGCTGAACTCATGCGGGCAGGGGCCATGTTCGGGCCCACGATCCTCGAGGTGCTGTTGATTCTCTTCGGCGGCGTGCTGCTCTCGCGCATCACTTCAGAAACCGGTGCCATGGACAGGATCTCCGGCTGGCTGCGGCAAAGCGCCTCGAACCAGCAGGCCGGGACGGTGCTGGTGGTTTTTGGGCTGGTTCCCTTCGCCGAGTCGGTCACGGGCTTTGGCATTGGCGTCACCGTGGGCGTCCCGTTGTTGATCCAACTGGGACATTCGGTGAAGCACTCCGCGATCCTGAGCCTGCTCGGTTTGGTTGCCGTTCCCTGGGGAGCGCTGGGTCCCGGCACCCTGGTGGCAGCCGAGTTGGCCGGGCTCACGCTGTTCGACGTGGGTGTCCGTTCGGCGCTGTTGACCCTGCCGGTGGTACTGGGCGCGGGAATCACCGCATGGCTGGTGCTGCGCGGCGAATCGACCAGGCCCGGGCGGTTGCTGGCGCACCTGATGGGCGCCGCGGTGCTGCTCAACGCCGGCATCCTGTTCGCCAACCTGCTCATGGGCACCCCGCCGGCGGGCATCGTCGGCTCCCTGCTGGTGTTGGCGGCGCACCTGATGGCCTTCAGGATCGGCGGGTCGCTGGTTCCGGCCGGGCGCGCGGTCCGGGTGGCATTGTTGCCCTATGCGGTGCTCACTCTTGGCTTGCTTGCTGCCCGCGCGTTGAGTTCGCCGATGGAAGCCTCCCTGCTCAAGCGCGCCATCACCAGCGGCGGCGTCTGGCTGGTGGTGGCATGCCTGGTCGCCCAATATGGGTCCGCCTCCCTGGGCGGCGGAACCTCCGGCCTGCGCGCACGCGCTGCCCTGGCCTACCGCAGTTGGATTCCCGTGGGGATAGCCACCGGCGGATTCACCATCCTGGGTGCACTGCTCGCGGCCACCGGAATGGGCAGGGAGCTGGGTGCGGCGCTGGCCGGAATCGGTGCCGGATATCTGGTGCTGGGGCCGGTCGTCAACGGCTTGGCCGGATTCATTTCCGGATCCAATACGGCGGCAAATTCCATGCTGGCCGCAACCCAGGCCCAGGCGGCGGCAAGCATGGGATCCTCGGTCCTGCAGATCGTCGCGGTATCCAATGTCACCGCTTCGATGGCCACCATGCTCGCGCCCTCGCGCATCCTGTTGGCCTACGAGATGGCAGTCGTACCCGCGGCAGCGGCCACGGGCCCCGCCCCTGAACCGGCACCGCCGAGCGAGGGCGAGGTCACCGCATGGATTGCCCCGCGTCTGGGCATCCTCCTGGCCGTTGTCTGCACCCTGTTGGGCGTGGTCACCTGGGTGATCCACTAG
- a CDS encoding DUF4383 domain-containing protein has translation MASTHITTRPSLLQYVALAVGAVFLLVGILGFIPGITSNTEHLGMAGHHSGSMLLGIFQVSVLHNVVHLLFGVLGLTLWRSAAKAKTFLVVGGIIYLVLGFYGVFIDQSSAANFVPVNTADNILHFALGVGMAGLGLALGKNPTPARRTA, from the coding sequence ATGGCCTCGACACACATCACCACCCGCCCTTCCCTTCTCCAGTACGTGGCGTTGGCCGTCGGCGCTGTATTCCTGCTGGTAGGCATCCTGGGTTTCATCCCCGGCATCACCAGCAACACCGAACACCTTGGAATGGCCGGACACCACTCGGGCTCAATGTTGCTGGGCATCTTCCAGGTCTCGGTTCTGCACAACGTCGTCCACCTGCTCTTCGGCGTCCTCGGCCTCACGCTGTGGCGCAGTGCGGCCAAGGCAAAGACCTTCCTCGTTGTCGGCGGAATCATCTATCTGGTGCTGGGTTTCTATGGCGTCTTCATCGACCAGTCCAGTGCCGCGAACTTTGTCCCGGTCAACACCGCTGACAACATCCTGCACTTCGCATTGGGCGTCGGCATGGCCGGACTGGGCCTGGCCCTGGGCAAGAACCCGACCCCGGCCCGACGCACCGCCTGA
- a CDS encoding winged helix-turn-helix transcriptional regulator: protein MDTERRAFDVMSPDCPSRSIMQRMGDKWTPLVFLALESGPRRFSQLRQDIGGVTPKVLTQTLRSLERDGLLTRTIYPEVPPRVEYELTALGATLLGPLAVVRAWSQDHAEKIIRARNDYDDLHEAPVPS from the coding sequence ATGGATACTGAACGGCGTGCCTTCGATGTGATGAGCCCCGACTGCCCCTCGCGCTCGATCATGCAGCGCATGGGGGACAAGTGGACGCCATTGGTGTTCCTGGCCCTGGAATCCGGGCCGCGGCGTTTCTCGCAGCTGCGGCAGGACATCGGCGGGGTCACACCCAAGGTTCTCACCCAAACCCTTCGCTCCCTAGAACGTGACGGGTTGTTGACCCGGACCATTTACCCCGAGGTGCCGCCACGGGTGGAATACGAACTCACCGCACTTGGTGCCACCTTGCTGGGCCCCCTTGCCGTCGTGCGGGCATGGTCCCAGGACCATGCCGAGAAAATCATCCGGGCACGAAACGACTACGACGACCTCCACGAGGCACCGGTTCCTTCCTGA
- a CDS encoding NAD(P)-dependent oxidoreductase, whose protein sequence is MKIAVYGATGMVGSQIVAEAAKRGHDVTAVSRSGREVQGTANVATAELGDMAAYRALATENDVVVFSIPPSRTGESHQPFVDAHEEISETLVPARVFIVGGAGATEVDGVRLFNIPGFPEEYMPEARTMGEVLDFYTSASGLDWTMLAPAPVIAPGEPTGAIVLGNDSPAGDKVSTGDFAVAALDELEDPKHQHRRFTVASA, encoded by the coding sequence ATGAAGATTGCCGTTTACGGAGCCACCGGAATGGTCGGCAGCCAGATCGTCGCCGAGGCAGCCAAGCGTGGACATGACGTCACCGCCGTGTCGCGCAGCGGACGCGAAGTCCAGGGAACCGCCAACGTGGCCACCGCCGAACTGGGCGACATGGCGGCCTACCGCGCCCTGGCCACCGAGAATGACGTAGTCGTCTTCTCGATTCCGCCGTCGCGCACCGGTGAGTCCCACCAGCCTTTCGTCGACGCACACGAGGAAATCTCCGAGACCCTCGTCCCGGCCCGCGTCTTCATCGTTGGCGGGGCCGGCGCGACCGAGGTCGACGGCGTGCGCCTGTTCAACATCCCGGGCTTCCCCGAGGAATATATGCCCGAGGCCCGCACCATGGGCGAGGTCCTTGACTTCTACACCTCGGCTTCCGGCCTGGACTGGACCATGCTGGCACCGGCACCGGTGATCGCCCCGGGCGAGCCGACCGGAGCCATCGTCCTGGGCAACGACTCCCCCGCCGGAGACAAGGTCAGCACCGGGGACTTCGCCGTTGCCGCCCTGGACGAGCTCGAGGATCCCAAGCACCAGCACCGCCGTTTCACGGTGGCAAGCGCCTAA